The Tripterygium wilfordii isolate XIE 37 chromosome 21, ASM1340144v1, whole genome shotgun sequence genome segment TCGTTCATGTGCAGTGATTAATGTTTATTTCTATATCTTAGTCCTGGTATTCAACTTGACTGTATCACCCTTAATTCATCTGTAGTAAGTATTCAAGTTAATTGTCTTAAGTTGTTTCAGGGGAATCCTGTGAACATGGGCCGGAACTATACTTCAAATCCCAACGGGAAATCCTTTCCAGGCAAAAACTTCTCAAGAAATCCAAAACAAGAGGGACATCAAGGAAGGTCAGTAACTTTACCCTGCCTTTAATTTCAAATATGGTCTGCTAGTTCATGACAAAGCAAAACTGTCTAGGTTTCAAAAGTCTCAATCCCATCAAGTGCATAGTGCAAAGAGGAAATTTGGGTTTTCTAATGAGCAGAAAGGAACAGGTTTGTGGACTTTACCTTTTTGCAAATTTTGTATTCTGATTGATAAAAATTGATGATAGCTTGCATGAAGTATTGTGCATTATCATTAGTTCGTAATTATTATCTGTTGGTGATCTAAgtctttttgagaaatttaacAATAACATCTAAAATGTTTGTTATCGGTGAATCATCAACTGTTATACATAACATAACAAATTCTAATCTTGAAGGACTGGCTGggtacatatatattattggtCTTGTGGAAGCTTACTTTTGATTTGTTCCTCTGTAAGACAAATTTTTATGGAGTCTTCATATATGGCTTAACTTTATATGTTAATTaagcaagtttgatcaaatctTTTGTATGTTGCTGCTGATGCTCATTTTTTCTTAAACTGTTGATGTATGACAGGTCGAAATGCCAAGAGGGATGCAAAATTTGTTTTAACCAATTCTATGAATCAAGCTAGGGAAAATAAAAGGTAATTTCTGCTTGATTTCACCTTATCGTATATTGTTATTTGCCAAAACAAATCACGCTCTTTACAAGGTAGCTCTCTTAGCGTGGGAGGCATAAAAATAAACTGTCGATGGCCTCAAAAGAAGAGGAAACACTAGGTTAACAGATGTTTACTACATTAAGTAAAAAGAAAATTGGGTTTAGGGACTCTTTTTCGGTGCAAATGGGTGATGGTGATGTAGGAGATAATAGAATACTCTTTTATGATATCCTGACTCCTGAGTAATGCATTTCTTCAACCCTTGGCTCTTTGGATCATTTGGAAGGTAGGGAACAATAACACTTTTCTTGAGAGGGAAACAAACGTGTCTACAAGAAAATACATTGCTATAGTGGGGAAGGTGTGGTAGATGAtatcttgtttttgtttgtaattgATATTATAGGTAGTAATGTTAGTCATTAAGGGATACTCCCTTGCTCctcttttatttattcatttatctaGGTCTTCGTCTTCTAGTGTTAAACCATAGTCTTAactctttattttcttaaatgAGAAGATCTCTAGCGTTGAACTATACCGAGCAAGAAATTGGACAATGGCTTGCAGAACGTAGGAAGAACTACCCGTCAAAAGTGAATGTAGAGAAGGTCAGGCTAACTGCTGTGGTTATATGTAGTGTGCCTCGTCTTTAATCAGTGTTCTGATAATTTACCTTACTTTCCGCAGAAACTGACCAGAAAGGTAATGGACTCTGAGATCATTGACAGAGAGGTTCAGTTACGACGTGAGGTATGTTTACGTAACCTTAATATATCGATTCTTCTTGTACCTTCAATTTTTTGAACAACTGCGTTAGAAGTATGTTACTCTCATTTTCTGATATCGTCGAACCCTATTAAGAATTGTTGGGTTGTTTTGCAGAGTAAACAGACTGAATGGATAGAAAATTATATCCCTTTCTGTTATGTTTAAATCATTACCAGCAAAGCAACACGTTAATGATTGTGTTTCATTAGATTATACAAAATGGTCTTTCCTGGCCATAACATGCCGAGCATTTTGTTTGGAAAATTTGTAAAATGCCTGGACTCTCTGTTTGCAACTTACCACATAACTTATGGTAATTGAACACTTTTTTTGCAGCAACTCAAGGAGATTTTAGCAAAGCAGGCCGAGTTGGGAGTTGAAGTTGCAGAAATACCTGCACACTATCTGGTGGGCTCGGAAAATAAAGGGGATGAAAGGGGTGAGAACAGACCGCCATTGCCTAAGAGGGGTAAATTTCAAAACAAGCATGATAAAAGAGGGAAGTTTAATAAGAGAGGTCACTTCAACAAGAAGCAGAAGTTTGCAGGAAAAGATTCATCTAATAACTCCTCATTACACAAAAGCAAGCCAACTCTTCTGCAGAAGCTTTTGAGTGCAGATATAAGGAGAGACAAAAGGCAGTTGTTACAGGTTTTCCGTTTCCTGGAGATGAATTCATTTTTTGAGAATTCTCCGGGGAAGCCTTTGAGATTTCCTTCAGTAATTATTAGAGAAACTGGTTTTGAGGTTGATGTAGGTGAAGGAATTTCCTCTCTTGCAAGCAAAGATGTCTCTGGAGGCAGCAGCGAAGCAATAGCTGAAAACTTTGATGGTgcgaatgatgatgatgatgtggatGATGGCGCTGACAGTGACGttgttgaagatgaagatgatgatgaagacttGGCACGGACAGGTCAAGCGGATGATATTGTCAATGGCACTGGGGATGATACCAATAAACCTGACGAAGAGGGTGAAATCATCTACTAGGATTCCGTTGCTCGTGTCAACAATTGCATTACTCAACTGTGCCTTGTGGCTGGCGGGggtattattttcaaaatcaaagtttccGGACAAATTGAAGACTTTCAAATGCATTGAACCAACCAAAGTATGTAATCGTAAGACTGTCCTCCGGTTGAGTGGCAGGCTCTCCATCATCCCTGCTCATTGGTTTGAATCCCCTACCTCCAAAAATCAATGTCATTAAGAACTTGTTTATATAACTTTCCCTTTCTGTGATCCATTTTATCATACAGCAGGTGTTTTGTTTTCTCACACCAAGTGTTGGTGTTTATTTGAGAGTCTAAGACTATAATGCGCTCCCTGGACTAACACATCAAACTCCTTGTATAtgttgattattttttaaagcattTGTTGGTCTACATTTGCACCTTTTTACATATGAACATGTAGTCCGGTGATAGAATTGCATGATGTATCCTATAGATCTCTAGAAACATGGTGTCTATTCCCGATCCGCTCATTGTAGAAGTCTTGGGCATGGGTGTTTACATTTTTTTCATTTACACCTGAACTTTTGACAAGCATTTTtactaatattttatttgatgaAGAAGTCAGTTAATTGATTTTCAACAAGTTTGACATCTTTCTTGACAATGGGGCTTACATGATATCTATCGATCTATCTTAgatgaaaatttatctttttctatataaatatatagatacatgtATTAATTATATACATCTTCCAGCATCAAAAAGTTTGATTCTACTATTCTCTATTATCAAATTATCACTCATTGGATAAGTGAAAAAGACCCAATCTTTGTTCTAGAATTCACTATCATGTGACTATATATgtactccatggcatcaaactTTGTATGGTTGTAATTCATACTAGTTACAGTGCCCGCGCGTTGCAGCGGGACTTATATTGTTATGGTTGGATAATAATTCATGTAAACttcatatctttattttattccaCTCTGTTTATAACATATCATTATCTTTGTACTTGTACAATAATCGTAGTGAAAAATCTTTTAGAGTTTGTAAAggataacaataataaaaatggagGACTTAAACAATACCACAAAATACGCTTTGAAATAGAGAACAAATAGAGAGGGAACTTATATTGAAGTTTATCCTAGCCCCTTGTCAATTGGAAAATTGGTCAAAGCACTCGGTTGTGTCCTGTAGTGGCCACTGAAAAGTTAACCTAGTCCTCCACGCAAGCCCCCTGTCAATTGAAGAACAACATCGTCAAAGTAAGAGCTTAAATATAAAACACAAACTGAGACATTGAACAGGGCAAACCTAAAATGTCAAAGGAAATGATAATTCAATTAGGTGAGAGAAACCGATACGCCGCACTTGGTTGAATGAGAAGCTGCTGAGTTTCCTGTTGCAGCACAAAAGAAACAGAGAACAGAAAATcaaatcaagggttcatgagcatcaatatagaccaaTTGCTGCGTAATTTTATTTGTTGGCTTCCTGCCATAACTGGGCAACATGTCCTGACCTATAACTGCTACAATCCATCACCAGCATCAAGTGGCAGAAAATAAGCAGGAAAAAATCACCCAgtttagtatttttaaaattttttgcttCTATTTTCATCAATGACCGTtgcaaaggaaaataaaagcaCATCAACAATAAAGAACAAAGATGGAACCCAACGACAAACATAtgagagaaaagaaagtgtgaTTCATAACCACAAAAAAGAGTGTTTATTGGTAAGGTAATCACAGACCTTCACACAAACCAAAAAGGAGAACAAAAAGAACACCATATGAATCTATACATCTCAAATAGCATCCTAATTACTGGCTTACAactaaattcaagaaatgagatCTAAATAAAATTAAGTTTCAACAGCATTACCACCACCAACATGAAAGCATAATGATCTTTGGAGATATTAGTTAGAGCTCTACTCCTTACCTGCGAAGAGTTTGAGAACCATAAGCCTGAACTCAAATGACCAAATATGCATGCCTTGAAACATCGCATTGACCAAACCATCAAAAAAGTGTAGAaaaaaagttcttccaaagtcTTAGGACTCTTTGATCAGAGGCCATTAAAACCAATACTTGAAACAAAGAATTATCACATAATGATTTAAAGCTAACTGATGATTTAACACAGCTAAGACAAACCAAGTTAAAGAACTCACAGTTGCAACCACATGATATTGAATTTTTGAACTGTTAGGCTAACCTTCCTTTTCCCGACTGTATTCTGCTTCACAAATAGAAAGAGCATGATTGATAGTACTATATTATAACTCTCTTCAGATAATAATCCTTCTTCACTCAGTTGAATagatttttttacataaatcagTGTAGCGTTGCACCCTTCTTCACTCCTCTTATTCACTTCTAACCAATCCAAGTATACAAACTATTAAATGTTTACTGGTAGAtttaaaaattgttgaaaaattACTGAAATTAGGAAGACAAAGTTGCAATACTAACCGACTGAGAAAGGTCTGTCTGCAGTCATATGAATTGAGAATAATAAGAAATGACCACTTCAATTGACCCAACTCAATGAACAGACAAAAATGGAAAAGCAAAAGAATCAAACCTTAGAACCAATTAGATCCAGAGATTTCGGTAAGCTTTACATGAAATCTAATtcccaaaaatttaaaaatcaggAAATTAAAGAGTGAGAAGAAACCTTGACAACGGACGAAATCGAAGGTGCAATTCCATGGAACGCGGGAGAATCGACGGAGATCCGAGATACGCCTAGTCAAATCAGGCTCGCATGTGCCCATGTAATCGATGACCTGGGAAAAAACCACAGAAACGCACCAGATGAGTGGATCTAATCACCCAACATGAAAAGAGCAAAGAATTGCAAAGATGAACGATGAACCCAAGAAGATCAACGATGGGTCGCTGAGTTGTATTGGGAGGGGAGAAGAAAGCAAGACTCCAATCCCCGTGCATGAACCCAAGAAAAGCAAGGCCTCAGGCGAAGTAAAAAGCAGGTGCATGCACCAGATTTCAGATGTTTACTACCCTTGCATTGACACGTGCACAAACTGGGACCAAAGAAGACAAAActatataaacaaacaaatgaaaagcAACTGCCCATCATAGCCATCTATTAGAAGAAAGACAGCAATCCAACGGTACATTTGAAGATATATACATCCACACGCGAGAGTACAAAGTGAGGAGGGAACTCGCCGCCAAATCACGCCTACACTTACAATTTTATAGATAGTAATAGATAGATAAGATCATGAAAGTCACATATCAGAGACTTGACTGTATTCATCCAAGATTTTGAAAATACATTTATTGGCTCTTGCAAAATCCCTATCTagaaaatttgcacaaaaatcaattttttttaaagaaaacattTATCATCATTGAATTATGGAAGTTTTATCCATTCTGACAAAAACCCTTTTTCCCAGTGGTAGCGTAGCAGGTGGACAGCAAATGTAGCAGATGGGTGTCCCTATCGGGATATACAAATCACATATAGTAAGCTCAATGTATAGGGTATAAATACATTATTTATCACATATCAATTTTTACATATATGCAATTCTCCTGGGCCAACTTAAATTACCCATTTAAAATACGTATCATTTTTAACAGTGTGGATGAGTGAAAATATTGatgcgtattttaagtgcgcaATTTAATTAGGTGCGCATAGGAGAATCCCTCAATATAATGTATAAATAGTTGAAAACCATTTGAGCGATGACTTGGTTGATattaccaacgagaggtgactcgCTTGACAATCGATttagttagacatatgtgtgtccaatgtttgattccaataaaaaacatatttctcaacaatATTTCACAAAAAGACCATAGATATTACGTATAGTATGATCAATGTATATACAAAGTTGATTATATTATCTGAAGTCAAAACGTATGGATTTAAAAAGTTGGTATATACATATTACGTATAGTATGATCAATGCATAGTGGATAAATACATTATTTATGAAGGCTAGTCAAACTTGACAGTTGAGTAATTCATAAGTTGTTCATGTAATGGGCTGTGAGGGTGCAAAATTCATAagattgaattgaattgctTTTATTATGCACATTTTGGGATCAAATTTTGAATtccatagatttttttttacaaaaaacagacaacagagagagagagagtctgagGTCAAATTAAGACACCCAacctgtgttttttttcttcttcaaagacAATTGTAATACAAGAATAATTATTATAGATAACAAACCACCATTGACAAAGCAGCAGTCTTTCTAGAAACTCTGAACTTTCAATTccgttgtttttttctttgtatgTGGGACAATGATGGATTGAATAGTCGATATTTTTCCTATTTGTAGTCTGCTCTGGACTTTCCTTCTTCTAGATTTCATTGCAATCTCCGCCACCTCTTATTGAACGACGACGGCTTTGACTTTCTCTAACAACGCGTCTTTTGGAATCGGAGGAATATGTTCCTCTCTGTGTTTGATTTGTGGGTATAATATGCTCTTTCTCTCTCTGGAACATCGTCAAGTAAGTTGTATCAATCAATCTTGTAATCTGTGTCAGTAGGAATATACACCAAGTTGGTTGCTTTAGCTGATTTGGTTGTCagatttgttgttgttttcgTGATTTGTGTGAGTTTGATTGGAATTGATATATGGGTTTTGTATGGTTTTGATGATTGTTGAACCTGTGATGTCAAAGAGGCCTTTGATCTTAGGATTATGGGTTCGAAACGCCCTCTTTTAATTCCATCTCCAAGAACTCCGGGTGCCCCAGATTTGCCTGTAATACCTGCCTTTTCTGATTTACCCAAACCCAGTTCAAGCCACCCTGGATCAGTTTCTGGGATGGATTCGATAAACCCAATTGAGAATTCCCCAAGCATTGAAGTTGCATTCCGTAATTCGTCCCAGAGAAGCATTTCTTCGACTCAGTCCAAGGGTTCTTCGAAGGAAGTCAGTTTTACTGATTTGGGATCAAAACCAGTTAGGTATGGATCAAGGGGAGCTGATTCTGAGGGGTTTAGCATGTCACGGAAAGAGATCAATGATGAGGATGCTAGATTAGTTCACTTAAATGATCCAGCAAAGACAGATGAGAGGTTTGAGTTTGCTGGGAATTCGATTCGGACTGGAAAGTATTCACTTCTTACCTTCTTGCCTAGGAACTTGTTTGAGCAGTTCCATAGGGTTGCATACATATATTTCCTTGTGATTGCTGTGCTTAATCAGCTTCCCCAGCTTGCGGTCTTTGGTCGGGGAGCTTCAATATTGCCTCTCGCCcttgttctttttgtttctgCAATTAAGGATGGATATGAGGACTGGAGGCGGCACAAGTCAGACAAAGTTGAGAACAACAGATTAGCTTCTGTATTGGTTAATGGTCAGTTTCAAGAAAAGAAATGGAAGGATATTCAAGTTGGTGAGATAATTAAAGTTCATGCTAATGAAACGCTTCCTTGTGATATGGTCCTGCTCTCAACTAGTGATCCAACTGGGGTAGCATATGTGCAAACTCTAAATTTGGATGGGGAGTCCAATTTGAAGACCCGATATGCAAAGCAAGAGACCCTCTCAAAGATTCCTGAAAAGGAGAATGTTAGTGGTTTAATCAAGTGTGAGAAACCCAATAGAAACATATATGGGTTTCAGGCAATCAtggaaattgatgaaaaacGGCTCTCGCTTGGACCCTCCAATATTGTTCTTCGAGGTTGTGAAATCAAGAATACTGCATGGGCATCGGGAGTTGCAGTATATTGTGGACGTGAGACCAAAGCTATGCTGAACAACTCAGGTGCCCCATCTAAGAGAAGCCGGCTTGAGACGCATATGAACTTCGAGATAATCAtactctctctgtttcttgttACTTTATGTACAGTTGTCTCTGTCTGTGCTGCTGTTTGGTTAAGGCGCCACCGGGATGAGTTGGATGTCATACCCTTTTACCGAAGAAAGGACTACTCTGAGGATGAACCAGAGAACTACAACTACTATGGATGGGGAATGGAGATATTTTTCACCTTCCTCATGTCTGTTATTGTGTTCCAGATAATGATCCCGATCTCTTTGTATATTTCAATGGAGCTTGTCCGGGTTGGTCAGGCTTACTTCATGATTCGAGATACCCAAATGTATGACGAGTCGTCAAATTCAAGGTTTCAGTGCAGGGCATTGAATATAAATGAAGATTTAGGCCAAATTAAGTACGTATTCTCGGATAAAACAGGCACTCTTACTGAAAATAAGATGGAGTTTCAGTGCGCAAGCATTTGGGGTGTAGATTATAGTGGTGCTAAAGCCTATTTACAGAATGAGGAGGACAGATATGGTGTTGCAGGTATTACAACTTTTAAATTAGAATATAATTTTTTCTTCCTGAGTGAGTTTGATGGAAGCTGACTTCTTCCTTTATTCTGTTTATTGTTTGTCAGTGGATGATAAGGTTTTGAAGCCAAAGATGAAGGTAAAGGTTGAGCCCGAGCTTCTAAGATTGTCAGGTAGTGGAAAGCACACTGAGGAAGGGAAACATGTTCATGATTTCTTTCTTGCGTTGGCAGCTTGCAATACAATTGTGCCTCTTGTCACTGACACATCTGATCCAACCACAAAGTTAGTTGATTACCAAGGGGAATCACCTGATGAACAAGCGTTGGCTTATGCTGCTGCAGCATATGGCTATATGCTTATAGAACGAACCTCTGGCCATATTGTTATCGACATTCAAGGCGAGAGGCAAAGGTAATTTGTGGTGTGAGTCGTGTGACATAGCAGTTATCCTTTATACATCTGTTTCGCTACTCTGATATtgttcaattagattcatcttgAACTACTGTGTTTCAGGGCATCAATTGCATGGCATTAACACGGTTAAAAATAAAGGCCTAAACAGAACCAAGCCTGTAATAACACTTTATTGGAGTAGGCATAGGAAACCATTGTACCTTTTCTTCAAATGAAAGACTAGATCTAATATTATTTCATAGTTTTAAAGCTTTTTGGCTTCATTCTTCATACTCTAAAAAGGTAATTGATCAAAGAAATTTTGCTTTATGGATGAATGTGAGTTTGAAATTGATGTTGCTATTAGCTAATATATCTCAATGTATGCATTTTATGATCAGCATAACATGAAGGCTGGTGTTTTAATAGTTAGTTACGTTGGATTATTTGTTTCTGTATGGGTAtgcatacatcttgcatgtcctcgATCCCGCCCAAtgcgagagccttgtgcacgggtgttgtttaccatATTACTGATTATTTATGGCTGTGTGTTAGTAGTTCTGGTAATGCATTTTCCAATTATGGTGGTTGTTCCTGCAACCATTACTTCAATATTGAAATTCCTTCCAGATTTTACGGTTCTTATTAATTTTTCCTATTAAATTACCCCACATGGGGCATTGCAGGTTTAATGTGTTGGGTTTGCATGAGTTTGATAGTGATCGAAAAAGGATGTCCGTTATATTGGGTTGCCCTGACAGAACTGTGAGAGTGTTTGTTAAAGGTGCTGACACTTCCATGTTCAGTGTGATGGATAGATCTTCAAACACCAATGTCATACGGTCAACAGAAGCTCATCTTCATGATTTCTCCACACTTGGCTTGAGAACACTTGTGATTGGTATGCGTGAATTAAATGATTCAGAATTTGAGCAGTGGCGCACTTCCTTCGAGGCAGCAAGCACTGCTTTAATTGGTAG includes the following:
- the LOC119990064 gene encoding uncharacterized protein LOC119990064, with translation MQPRFNAFPHLPNQLQNNSTISPQGFSPNISMANSFNMIPNSMPLQPQLGIVNPQISMPLNNSNTPLGNGMGMPQLGFGLQNPMHNLSAVPMFMNQVNPSQPPVQMFANNFSSMRPQQLNLGLPNGQFCVQNMNHILPMQMSNPPQVVTQQLNQNMGHQNPAFYGNRPFGLVHTNQVGQQVNQHQQNLVMPMAGMNANPSSQVGSSSVRQQQTQNFRPPVSMGSQGNPVNMGRNYTSNPNGKSFPGKNFSRNPKQEGHQGRFQKSQSHQVHSAKRKFGFSNEQKGTGRNAKRDAKFVLTNSMNQARENKRSLALNYTEQEIGQWLAERRKNYPSKVNVEKKLTRKVMDSEIIDREVQLRREQLKEILAKQAELGVEVAEIPAHYLVGSENKGDERGENRPPLPKRGKFQNKHDKRGKFNKRGHFNKKQKFAGKDSSNNSSLHKSKPTLLQKLLSADIRRDKRQLLQVFRFLEMNSFFENSPGKPLRFPSVIIRETGFEVDVGEGISSLASKDVSGGSSEAIAENFDGANDDDDVDDGADSDVVEDEDDDEDLARTGQADDIVNGTGDDTNKPDEEGEIIY
- the LOC119989230 gene encoding phospholipid-transporting ATPase 1, with amino-acid sequence MGSKRPLLIPSPRTPGAPDLPVIPAFSDLPKPSSSHPGSVSGMDSINPIENSPSIEVAFRNSSQRSISSTQSKGSSKEVSFTDLGSKPVRYGSRGADSEGFSMSRKEINDEDARLVHLNDPAKTDERFEFAGNSIRTGKYSLLTFLPRNLFEQFHRVAYIYFLVIAVLNQLPQLAVFGRGASILPLALVLFVSAIKDGYEDWRRHKSDKVENNRLASVLVNGQFQEKKWKDIQVGEIIKVHANETLPCDMVLLSTSDPTGVAYVQTLNLDGESNLKTRYAKQETLSKIPEKENVSGLIKCEKPNRNIYGFQAIMEIDEKRLSLGPSNIVLRGCEIKNTAWASGVAVYCGRETKAMLNNSGAPSKRSRLETHMNFEIIILSLFLVTLCTVVSVCAAVWLRRHRDELDVIPFYRRKDYSEDEPENYNYYGWGMEIFFTFLMSVIVFQIMIPISLYISMELVRVGQAYFMIRDTQMYDESSNSRFQCRALNINEDLGQIKYVFSDKTGTLTENKMEFQCASIWGVDYSGAKAYLQNEEDRYGVAVDDKVLKPKMKVKVEPELLRLSGSGKHTEEGKHVHDFFLALAACNTIVPLVTDTSDPTTKLVDYQGESPDEQALAYAAAAYGYMLIERTSGHIVIDIQGERQRFNVLGLHEFDSDRKRMSVILGCPDRTVRVFVKGADTSMFSVMDRSSNTNVIRSTEAHLHDFSTLGLRTLVIGMRELNDSEFEQWRTSFEAASTALIGRAALLRKVASNIESNLSILGGSAIEDKLQQGVPEAIESLRTAGIKVWVLTGDKQETAISIGYSSKLLTRKMTQIIINSNSKESCRKSLEDAIAMSRKLSTISGIMPNTEESSRAAVSPVALIIDGTSLVYILDSELEEQLFQLARECSVVLCCRVAPLQKAGIVALVKNRTSDMTLAIGDGANDVSMIQMADVGVGISGQEGRQAVMASDFAMGQFRFLIPLLLVHGHWNYQRMGYMLLYNFYRNAVFVLVLFWYTLFTCFTLTTAINEWSSMLYSIIYTSVPTIVVGILDKDLSRRTLLKHPQLYGSGLRQESYNSGLFWLTMMDTLWQSVAVFFIPLLAYWHSDIDASSIGDLWTLAVVILVNLHLAVDVNQWNWISHAAIWGSIVATFLCVIIIDAIPSLVGYWAIFVLLKKGLFWLCLLAIIVAALTPRFVVKVLYQYFTPCDIQIAREAEKFGNLRQSGVVELEMNPISEPPRR